TTCCTCCCAGGTTAGCGCGTAACCTTCCGGGGTTCGCAGTTCATAACCGGCGGAAAAGGCGTGGCAGGTGTCGAAACAGACGCCGGTCCGGGATGGCGCGCCGACCAGCTCGAGTATTTTAGCGAGTTGGGCGAACTTATAACCGAGGTTTGTCCCCTGGCCGGCGGTCGTTTCGAGTAAGACTTTAACCTTGTAACCTTTAGTTTCTTTTAATAGCCTTTTTAAATTAGCTGCGACAAGCCCGAGGCCAAGGAATTCGCCTTGTCCCAAATGTGAGCCGGGGTGGAGGATGGTGAAGGGCAAACCCAACGCCTCGGCCAGCTCTAACTCCTGGCGCATCGATTGCATGGAATTTTCATGGTTGGCCGGGTCATTTGACGCCAGGTTGATCAGATAGCCGGTGTGGGCGAAGACGAACAGGTTATCTCTTGCCCGGTTCGTGACGAAGGTGTTGATTGTTTCGGACGATAACGGCCGGCCGAGCCACTGGTTGTTGTTTTTGACAAAGATCTGGATAGCGGTACAGCCGATCGACAGACCGCGATCGAGGGCTTGATCAACCCCGCCCGCAGTCGACATGTGCGCCCCGAGTAATCGCATAGCGATCGGATTATAGCACCTTGCCTTTTGGGGGGCGAGGGGTATAATAGCCGAGTAATGAAAAAATATCTCTTGACCGTTTGGCTCGTTGCCGGCCTGGCTGGCGCCGCTTTTTGCTGGACCGTTTCGCTGAACGCCTATGTTTTTTCCGGGCCGGCGAATAATCCGCTGGATACCAGCACCTATCCGCTGGTCAACTCCAAAGTCATTTTTTCCGTTGCCCATCTGACCCCTGACGACAAAGTGGTCGAGGAATGGGCCGGCTCTGATCTGACCGACAGCAACGGCATCGCTTCCTATAATAAGGAGATCAAGCACAAGGATGTGACCAAGGTCATTTATTCCGTCATGGTCAAAAGCGGGGAGCAGATCGCTTCCAGCAAGGATTACGTGATCATCAAGCCGAGCGGCGGGAATTTCGCGGCCGGGTTCATTTTGGTCAGCATGGGACCAAATGGCGGATTACCGGCCACGACGACCACCACGACCACTTTACCGCCGAGCGGCAGAGGATCATTAGAAACGACAGCGCTGGGCAGTTCGGCCGAAGTTACGCCGCTGGGGACGGCGAGCGGCACGCCCGACGGCGGTACGAGCACAACCAGCGGGTCAACAACAACGACCGTACAGCCCTAAGT
This Candidatus Margulisiibacteriota bacterium DNA region includes the following protein-coding sequences:
- a CDS encoding deoxyribonuclease IV, whose translation is MRLLGAHMSTAGGVDQALDRGLSIGCTAIQIFVKNNNQWLGRPLSSETINTFVTNRARDNLFVFAHTGYLINLASNDPANHENSMQSMRQELELAEALGLPFTILHPGSHLGQGEFLGLGLVAANLKRLLKETKGYKVKVLLETTAGQGTNLGYKFAQLAKILELVGAPSRTGVCFDTCHAFSAGYELRTPEGYALTWEEFDKTIGLDKLLAFHLNDSKTGLGSKKDRHEHIGKGELGLEAFRLIMNDARFIKTPMVLETPKDPDLKQDIENLKVLRSLIT